In a genomic window of Streptomyces pristinaespiralis:
- a CDS encoding 50S ribosomal protein bL37, translating into MSKRGNKRRARKKKSANHGKRPNA; encoded by the coding sequence ATGTCCAAGCGAGGCAACAAGCGGCGCGCCCGTAAGAAGAAGAGCGCGAACCACGGAAAGCGCCCCAACGCCTG
- a CDS encoding SRPBCC family protein produces MSIDETAERLIPLPPERVAAYAMDWRHDHEWTQGIRRAELTREAPGGGFGVGAEVTRTAYFLGKRIDYVLRVAGYEPLRLLDMVSVAGPMPMHVTYTFAPRQNGTLARIRVRGEAGGHYRLAAPLMARKVRGSIGKDLADLERVLTPAS; encoded by the coding sequence ATGAGCATCGACGAGACGGCCGAGCGCCTGATCCCGCTTCCGCCCGAGCGTGTCGCGGCCTACGCCATGGACTGGCGCCACGACCACGAGTGGACACAGGGCATCCGCCGCGCCGAACTGACACGGGAGGCCCCGGGCGGCGGCTTCGGGGTCGGGGCGGAGGTGACCCGGACGGCCTACTTCCTGGGCAAACGGATCGACTACGTGCTGCGGGTGGCCGGCTACGAGCCGCTCCGGCTGCTCGACATGGTCTCGGTGGCGGGTCCGATGCCGATGCACGTCACGTACACCTTCGCGCCGCGGCAGAACGGCACCCTGGCCCGTATCCGGGTGCGCGGCGAGGCGGGCGGCCACTACCGCCTCGCCGCCCCGCTGATGGCGCGCAAGGTGCGCGGCTCGATCGGCAAGGACCTGGCGGACCTGGAGCGGGTGCTGACCCCCGCGAGCTGA
- a CDS encoding carboxymuconolactone decarboxylase family protein — MQARISNPAVVIPEAMQPVLDLLKAVRTGKVPSATLELVHLRASQINGCSYCVVAGTQSARKAGETEERLAAVAAWREAPYFTDAERAALALTEAATRLADRSDPVPDDVWNAAAEHYDEKQLASLTLMIGVTNMFNRFNATTRQVAGSGW; from the coding sequence ATGCAGGCACGGATCAGCAACCCGGCAGTCGTCATCCCCGAGGCCATGCAGCCCGTACTCGACCTGCTCAAGGCCGTCCGTACGGGCAAAGTCCCCTCGGCCACACTGGAGTTGGTGCACCTGCGGGCCAGTCAGATCAACGGATGCAGCTACTGCGTCGTCGCCGGTACGCAGAGCGCCCGCAAGGCGGGGGAGACAGAGGAGAGGCTGGCGGCCGTCGCGGCCTGGCGGGAGGCGCCGTACTTCACCGACGCGGAGCGGGCGGCCCTGGCGCTGACCGAGGCGGCGACCCGGCTGGCCGACCGGTCCGACCCCGTACCGGACGACGTCTGGAACGCGGCCGCCGAGCACTACGACGAGAAGCAGCTCGCCTCGCTGACGCTGATGATCGGCGTGACCAACATGTTCAACCGGTTCAACGCCACCACCCGCCAGGTCGCCGGCTCCGGCTGGTAG
- a CDS encoding DUF2867 domain-containing protein, translated as MRTLRNVHERIVDAPATAVGALLDRVSDPDDPLSPTPVWPPILFDRPLGVGADGGHGFVRYTVGEYEPGRRIRFDFPPPENGFHALEVEPLGPGRCLVRHVLEQRQNVRETLLWALVIGPLYDTMIEELLDNAVRAATPGAPMRPARWTRRARLLHHAVSDRAKPVPPPASAALARQAYEKPDFTDACRIPLNPGMPRDPDAWRAVLPFPVRATAANEILLGEDAAHLDFRASLLIEDDAATLTTVVRLHNVRGRLYWAVVRRFHPLMARLMLTRTHRRLARRAAPAPLRRAGSAPR; from the coding sequence ATGCGCACGCTGCGGAACGTTCACGAGCGGATCGTCGACGCCCCGGCCACGGCCGTCGGGGCCCTGCTGGACCGCGTCTCCGACCCCGACGACCCGCTCAGCCCCACCCCGGTGTGGCCCCCGATCCTGTTCGATCGTCCGCTCGGTGTCGGTGCCGACGGCGGCCACGGCTTCGTCCGTTACACGGTCGGGGAGTACGAGCCCGGCCGGCGCATACGCTTCGACTTCCCGCCCCCGGAGAACGGCTTCCACGCACTGGAGGTCGAACCGCTCGGCCCCGGCCGGTGCCTGGTGCGGCATGTGCTCGAACAGCGGCAGAACGTCCGGGAGACCCTGCTGTGGGCGCTGGTCATCGGGCCCCTGTACGACACGATGATCGAGGAACTGCTCGACAACGCCGTCCGCGCCGCCACCCCCGGCGCTCCGATGCGCCCCGCCCGCTGGACCCGCAGGGCACGCCTTCTGCACCACGCCGTCAGCGACCGGGCGAAGCCCGTTCCGCCCCCGGCGTCGGCCGCCCTGGCCCGACAGGCCTACGAGAAGCCGGACTTCACGGACGCCTGCCGGATCCCGCTGAATCCGGGAATGCCCCGGGACCCTGACGCCTGGCGCGCCGTCCTCCCGTTCCCCGTCCGTGCGACCGCGGCGAACGAGATCCTCCTCGGCGAGGACGCGGCACACCTCGACTTCCGTGCCTCGCTCCTGATCGAGGACGACGCGGCCACGCTCACGACCGTCGTCAGGCTCCACAACGTGCGCGGCCGCCTGTACTGGGCCGTGGTGCGCCGCTTCCATCCCCTGATGGCCCGTCTGATGCTCACCCGCACCCACCGCCGACTGGCCCGCCGGGCGGCGCCGGCACCGCTGCGCCGGGCCGGATCCGCCCCACGCTGA
- a CDS encoding TetR/AcrR family transcriptional regulator, with the protein MEMRKGETGKSRERRRLTAGDWADAALAAMAERGLAGVAVEPIAARLGTTKGSFYWHFTNRDALVAAALERWEEICTEQIIAALDAETDPEKRLRTLLHHATTSAADDPLEVSLLATAADPRVASVLERVTERRIGYVAGLFEELGFDAQEAARLGLLAYSSYLGHTQLSHAVPQVLPTGAGRDAYLEAVVDTLLRR; encoded by the coding sequence ATGGAGATGCGGAAGGGTGAGACGGGCAAGAGCCGGGAGCGAAGAAGACTGACCGCCGGCGACTGGGCGGACGCCGCGCTCGCGGCCATGGCGGAGCGCGGGCTCGCCGGGGTCGCCGTGGAGCCGATCGCGGCCCGGCTGGGCACCACCAAGGGCAGCTTCTACTGGCACTTCACGAACCGCGACGCACTGGTCGCCGCGGCGCTCGAGCGCTGGGAGGAGATCTGCACCGAGCAGATCATCGCGGCCCTCGATGCGGAGACCGACCCCGAGAAGCGGCTCCGCACCCTGCTGCACCACGCGACGACGTCGGCCGCGGACGATCCGCTCGAGGTGTCACTGCTCGCCACCGCCGCCGACCCGCGGGTGGCCTCGGTCCTCGAGCGGGTGACCGAGCGCCGCATCGGATACGTGGCCGGGCTCTTCGAGGAGCTGGGCTTCGACGCGCAGGAGGCGGCCCGGCTCGGCCTGCTCGCCTACAGCAGCTACCTCGGGCACACCCAGCTCAGCCACGCCGTCCCCCAGGTCCTGCCCACCGGCGCCGGACGGGACGCCTACCTCGAGGCGGTCGTCGACACCCTGCTCCGCCGCTGA
- the ku gene encoding non-homologous end joining protein Ku has translation MRSIWNGAISFGLVSIPIKLVNATENHSVSFRQVHAADGGRIRYRKVCELEEKEVTQSEIGRAYEDADGSMIPIADEDLAALPLPTTKTIEIVAFVPASAIDPLQMETAYYLSANGVPAAKPYTLLREALKRSERVAIAKFALRGRERLGMLRVVDDVIAMHGLLWPDEIRKPEGVAPESDVAVREAELDLADALMNTLGEVDLETLHDDYREAVEAMIAAKVEGGGALPEHAPAEPEGGKVIDLMAALENSVRAAQEARGDGAEEPAGEEARVTPIKGRRAASSPKSSGGTKKSTSATAKKTAAKKAAAKSTSTASKKTASGSTGKTASGSAKSASAAAKKPAAKKSAQRKRSSA, from the coding sequence GTGCGATCCATCTGGAACGGCGCGATCTCCTTCGGGCTGGTCAGCATCCCGATCAAGCTGGTCAACGCGACCGAGAACCACTCCGTCTCCTTCCGTCAGGTCCACGCCGCCGACGGCGGCCGGATCCGCTACCGCAAGGTGTGCGAGCTGGAGGAGAAGGAGGTCACGCAGTCCGAGATCGGCAGGGCGTACGAGGACGCCGACGGATCGATGATCCCGATCGCCGACGAGGACCTCGCGGCGCTCCCGCTGCCGACCACGAAGACGATCGAGATCGTCGCCTTCGTGCCCGCCTCCGCGATCGACCCGCTGCAGATGGAGACGGCCTACTACCTCTCGGCCAACGGCGTACCGGCCGCCAAGCCCTACACCCTGCTGCGCGAGGCCCTCAAACGCTCCGAGCGGGTCGCCATCGCCAAGTTCGCGCTGCGCGGCCGGGAACGGCTCGGCATGCTCCGGGTCGTGGACGACGTGATCGCCATGCACGGACTGCTGTGGCCGGACGAGATCAGGAAGCCGGAGGGTGTGGCGCCGGAGAGCGACGTGGCCGTACGGGAGGCCGAACTCGACCTGGCCGACGCGCTGATGAACACCCTCGGCGAGGTCGACCTCGAAACGCTGCACGACGACTACCGCGAGGCGGTCGAGGCCATGATCGCCGCGAAGGTGGAGGGAGGCGGCGCGCTCCCGGAGCACGCCCCGGCGGAACCCGAGGGCGGCAAGGTCATCGACCTGATGGCGGCGCTGGAGAACAGTGTGCGGGCGGCGCAGGAGGCGCGGGGCGACGGGGCGGAGGAGCCCGCCGGCGAGGAGGCCCGCGTGACGCCGATCAAGGGGCGGCGCGCGGCGTCCTCGCCGAAGTCGTCCGGCGGCACGAAGAAGTCGACGTCGGCGACGGCGAAGAAGACGGCCGCGAAGAAGGCGGCAGCGAAGTCGACCTCGACCGCTTCGAAGAAGACGGCGTCCGGTTCCACGGGGAAGACGGCGTCCGGATCCGCGAAGTCGGCGTCCGCCGCGGCGAAGAAGCCGGCGGCGAAGAAGTCCGCGCAGCGCAAACGCTCCTCGGCCTGA
- the ligD gene encoding non-homologous end-joining DNA ligase gives MTPITDVEGRRLALTNLEKVIHPATGTTKGEIVHYYAVMAEAILPHLRDRPVSFLRYPDGPDGQLFFTKNPPPGTPEWVRTAPVPRSEDPKARQVVIDDLPSLVWAANLVVEFHTPQWRADEPAVADRLVFDLDPGAPATIAECCEVALWLRERLARDGLEAYAKTSGSKGLHLVVPVTPTPSEQVSAYAKSLAVEGEAALPKLMLHRMARSLRPGKVFVDHSQNAAAKTTATPYTLRARTEPAVSAPVTWEEVEEGRADGAGLVFALHDIAPRLERYGDLFAPVDDPGGAGSLP, from the coding sequence ATGACGCCGATCACGGACGTGGAGGGGCGGCGCCTGGCGCTCACCAACCTGGAGAAGGTCATCCATCCCGCCACGGGCACCACCAAGGGCGAGATCGTGCACTACTACGCCGTCATGGCGGAGGCGATCCTTCCCCATCTGCGGGACCGCCCGGTGTCCTTCCTGCGATACCCGGACGGGCCGGACGGGCAGCTGTTCTTCACCAAGAACCCGCCGCCGGGCACCCCGGAGTGGGTGCGCACGGCGCCGGTCCCCCGCTCGGAGGACCCCAAGGCCCGCCAGGTCGTGATCGACGACCTGCCGTCACTCGTATGGGCGGCCAACCTGGTGGTCGAGTTCCACACCCCGCAGTGGCGGGCGGACGAGCCCGCCGTCGCCGACCGTCTGGTCTTCGACCTCGATCCCGGCGCGCCCGCGACCATCGCCGAGTGCTGCGAGGTCGCACTGTGGCTGCGCGAGCGGCTCGCGCGGGACGGGCTGGAGGCGTACGCGAAGACATCCGGCTCCAAGGGCCTGCACCTGGTCGTACCGGTGACGCCCACCCCCTCCGAGCAGGTCTCCGCCTACGCGAAGTCCCTGGCCGTCGAGGGCGAGGCCGCCCTGCCGAAGCTGATGCTGCACCGGATGGCCCGGTCGCTGCGGCCTGGCAAGGTCTTCGTCGACCACAGCCAGAACGCGGCCGCGAAGACGACCGCCACCCCGTACACCCTGCGGGCGCGCACGGAGCCGGCCGTCTCCGCACCGGTCACCTGGGAAGAGGTCGAGGAGGGCCGCGCGGACGGCGCCGGACTCGTCTTCGCGCTCCACGACATCGCGCCCCGGCTGGAGCGGTACGGAGACCTGTTCGCGCCCGTGGACGACCCCGGCGGCGCAGGAAGCCTGCCGTGA
- a CDS encoding ATP-dependent DNA ligase, with protein sequence MTLPRPPLKVALAASVNALPRGAGLAYEPKFDGHRMVIFRIGGDVLLQARSGRIVTAAFPDLAAAARELPEDTVLDGEVVVWRDGRTDFAAVQRRAAATAGRAPALARALPASYAAFDLLAEAGTDLRPLAYEKRRARLVAVAGPLGPPLQPVPMTRDRTEAEGWYESLPGIGVEGLVIKRLDQPYRGGVRLWRKLRHTRTHDAAVVGFTGSGARPAALVVVLPDDDTPVVSGPMPPALRTQAAALLAGRAGGASGTAVATGIGEVTYRVVEPGVTAEVELGTTRHTVTTVMRLRSPEELD encoded by the coding sequence GTGACACTGCCCCGGCCGCCCCTGAAGGTCGCGCTCGCCGCGTCGGTGAACGCGCTGCCGCGGGGCGCCGGGCTGGCGTACGAGCCGAAGTTCGACGGGCACCGCATGGTGATCTTCCGCATCGGCGGCGACGTGCTGCTGCAGGCCCGTTCCGGGCGGATCGTCACCGCCGCCTTCCCCGACCTGGCGGCCGCCGCCCGGGAGCTGCCGGAGGACACCGTGCTCGACGGGGAGGTGGTGGTGTGGCGCGACGGGCGCACCGACTTCGCCGCCGTGCAGAGACGCGCGGCCGCCACGGCGGGCCGGGCGCCCGCGCTGGCGCGCGCCCTGCCCGCTTCGTACGCCGCCTTCGACCTGCTCGCGGAGGCGGGCACGGATCTGCGCCCGCTCGCGTACGAGAAGCGGCGGGCGCGCCTGGTGGCGGTGGCCGGGCCGCTGGGGCCGCCGCTCCAGCCCGTACCGATGACACGGGACCGGACGGAGGCGGAGGGGTGGTACGAGAGCCTGCCGGGGATCGGCGTCGAGGGACTGGTGATCAAGCGGCTGGACCAGCCGTACCGGGGCGGCGTGCGGCTGTGGCGCAAGCTGCGGCACACCCGCACCCACGACGCGGCCGTCGTCGGCTTCACCGGCAGCGGTGCGCGCCCGGCCGCGCTGGTCGTGGTGCTGCCCGACGACGACACACCGGTGGTGTCCGGCCCGATGCCGCCGGCGCTGCGGACGCAGGCGGCGGCGCTGCTCGCCGGCCGGGCAGGCGGCGCGAGCGGCACGGCGGTGGCGACCGGGATCGGCGAGGTCACGTACCGGGTGGTGGAGCCGGGGGTGACGGCGGAGGTGGAGCTGGGCACGACGCGGCACACCGTGACGACGGTGATGCGGCTGCGGTCACCGGAAGAACTCGATTAA
- a CDS encoding DUF4440 domain-containing protein: MTFLPDTGYTPSAEELASIQEWFAAYDAHSAKRDVGRMADMAVFPLNLISDDAAGNGASAQWDRRQFVETMSHVMGEGSDDISFESVRTPVFLSPAMAVVFTDSTMTMDGRTQQLRYADILIKQDGTWAFQTMMQGGWGDNLR; encoded by the coding sequence GTGACCTTTCTGCCCGACACCGGATACACCCCGAGCGCGGAGGAACTGGCGAGCATCCAGGAGTGGTTCGCCGCCTACGACGCGCACAGCGCCAAGCGCGACGTCGGGCGCATGGCGGACATGGCAGTGTTCCCGCTCAACCTGATCAGCGACGACGCCGCGGGCAACGGCGCCTCCGCCCAGTGGGACCGCCGGCAGTTCGTCGAGACCATGAGCCATGTGATGGGCGAAGGGAGCGACGACATCTCCTTCGAGTCGGTGCGGACCCCGGTCTTCCTCTCCCCCGCGATGGCCGTCGTCTTCACGGACTCGACCATGACCATGGACGGCCGGACCCAGCAGCTGCGCTACGCCGACATCCTGATCAAGCAGGACGGCACGTGGGCGTTCCAGACGATGATGCAGGGCGGCTGGGGGGACAACCTCCGCTAG
- a CDS encoding zinc-ribbon domain-containing protein — translation MIIFGTKGYIYQLAILTLVCGHCGNPSAHTLRKRVTKFTLFFVPLFPFSTKYSTQCTFCGAEQQISSEQAQQLQAQSAGGGQGAQGGQPQQTQQPGQHPYQR, via the coding sequence ATGATCATCTTCGGCACCAAGGGATACATCTACCAGCTGGCGATACTGACGCTGGTGTGCGGCCACTGCGGCAATCCCTCCGCGCACACCCTCAGGAAGCGCGTCACCAAGTTCACGCTGTTCTTCGTGCCGCTGTTCCCCTTCTCCACGAAGTACTCCACCCAGTGCACCTTCTGCGGCGCGGAGCAGCAGATCTCCTCGGAGCAGGCGCAGCAGCTCCAGGCGCAGTCCGCGGGCGGCGGCCAGGGCGCCCAGGGCGGTCAGCCGCAGCAGACCCAGCAGCCGGGGCAGCACCCCTACCAGCGCTGA
- a CDS encoding FtsW/RodA/SpoVE family cell cycle protein → MTATRAGTSAPEPRPAPRPPKRRGVELSLLLGAVAICVHGYVAVGLARNGAVPPDAVGYGAGLGVLALLAHLAVRLRAPYADPLLLPIAVLLNGLGLVLIYRLDLQTPLDRAAPAQLVWSTSGVALFIVAVVVLRDHRILQRYAYISVTAALALLCAPIFFPAVNGARIWIRMGQLSFQPGEFAKVLLAVFFAAYLAVNRGALTRAGRLIHRLRLPAGRVLGPIVAVWLVSVGVLVLERDLGTSLLFFGLFVVMLYVATGRTGWILVGLLLASAGAYAVGSLEPHVHGRVEDWLDPYAGIESGQGAGQLAQSLFAFAAGGMLGTGLGLGHSTLIGFATKSDFILATAGEELGLVGLSAIFLLYGLLVARGLSAGLAMRDPFGSLLAVGLSSIVALQVFVIAGGVTGLIPLTGMAMPFLAQGGSSVVTNWLIVALLVRLSHSARMPLPVPVEVGVHAPAPAVRQ, encoded by the coding sequence ATGACCGCAACGAGAGCGGGCACTTCGGCGCCCGAGCCGCGCCCCGCGCCCCGTCCGCCCAAGCGGCGGGGCGTCGAACTGTCGCTCCTCCTCGGCGCCGTCGCCATCTGCGTCCACGGCTACGTCGCCGTCGGTCTCGCCAGGAACGGCGCCGTGCCGCCGGACGCCGTCGGCTACGGGGCGGGCCTCGGCGTCCTGGCACTCCTCGCGCACCTGGCCGTACGCCTGCGGGCGCCCTACGCCGATCCCCTGCTGCTGCCGATCGCGGTCCTGCTCAACGGCCTCGGGCTGGTCCTGATCTACCGGCTGGACCTTCAGACCCCGCTCGACCGCGCGGCCCCCGCCCAGCTCGTCTGGTCCACCTCCGGGGTCGCCCTGTTCATCGTGGCGGTCGTCGTGCTGCGCGACCACAGGATCCTCCAGCGGTACGCGTACATCAGCGTCACGGCCGCCCTCGCGCTGCTCTGCGCCCCGATCTTCTTTCCCGCGGTCAACGGCGCCAGGATCTGGATCAGGATGGGGCAGCTGTCCTTCCAGCCGGGCGAGTTCGCGAAGGTGCTGCTGGCCGTCTTCTTCGCCGCGTACCTCGCCGTCAACCGGGGCGCCCTCACCCGTGCCGGCCGGCTGATCCACCGACTGCGGCTCCCCGCCGGCCGGGTGCTCGGACCGATCGTCGCGGTGTGGCTGGTCAGCGTCGGCGTCCTCGTCCTCGAACGGGATCTCGGCACCTCGCTGCTCTTCTTCGGTCTCTTCGTCGTCATGCTCTACGTGGCCACCGGCCGGACCGGCTGGATCCTCGTCGGCCTGCTGCTGGCGTCCGCGGGCGCGTACGCCGTCGGCTCGCTCGAGCCGCACGTCCACGGCCGGGTGGAGGACTGGCTCGACCCGTACGCCGGCATCGAGTCCGGGCAGGGCGCCGGCCAACTGGCCCAGTCCCTCTTCGCCTTCGCCGCCGGGGGGATGCTGGGCACCGGCCTGGGACTCGGCCACTCCACGCTGATCGGCTTCGCCACCAAGTCGGACTTCATCCTCGCCACCGCGGGCGAGGAACTGGGGCTGGTCGGCCTCAGCGCGATCTTCCTGCTGTACGGGCTGCTGGTCGCCCGCGGACTGAGCGCCGGGCTCGCGATGCGCGATCCGTTCGGCAGCCTCCTCGCGGTCGGCCTCTCCTCCATCGTCGCGCTCCAGGTGTTCGTCATCGCGGGCGGGGTGACGGGTCTGATCCCGCTGACGGGCATGGCGATGCCGTTCCTCGCGCAGGGCGGCTCGTCCGTGGTCACCAACTGGCTCATCGTGGCGCTGCTGGTCCGGCTCAGCCATTCGGCCCGCATGCCGCTGCCCGTGCCCGTGGAGGTGGGCGTCCATGCCCCGGCTCCGGCGGTGCGGCAGTGA
- a CDS encoding penicillin-binding transpeptidase domain-containing protein, which yields MTGHIRHTAVFSLLLLLALLGNAARVQVLEASALGKNPANRRAAIARYAEPRGDILVDGKPVTGSKDTGEQLRHERTYRDGPLYAPVTGYSSQTYGTSFVEHAQDPVLSGSDPLLAPFPFWGDLTRSRPAGGDVATTIRASVQQAAYRGLAGRRGAVAAIEPSTGKILALVSSPSYDPGLLSGNGPEVSRAWARLNGADAQPMLNRAVRQTYPPGSAFKIVTAAAALESGVVDDVDAPTRTPEPYLLPGTRTPLPNATKGCEDASLAYAIQWSCNTVMANLGARVGLRDMVATARGFGFNDPGLRIPSGVTASNFDTDMSPDQLALSSIGQFNTTATPLQMAMVAAAVASGGDIRSPYLVERVTRSNGDLVAQNGPRAYRQAMTPVTAQRLRELMVRAVEEGTGENAAIAGATVGGKTGTAQHGIDNSGLPYAWFIGWAQAYDAPRPGVALAVVVEDASAVRDDISGGGSAAPVARAVMRAALWGP from the coding sequence GTGACCGGACACATCCGGCACACCGCCGTGTTCAGCCTGCTGCTCCTGCTCGCACTGCTGGGCAACGCCGCCCGCGTCCAGGTGCTGGAGGCGTCGGCCCTCGGGAAGAACCCGGCCAACCGCCGGGCGGCGATCGCCCGTTACGCCGAGCCGCGCGGGGACATCCTGGTCGACGGGAAGCCGGTCACCGGGTCCAAGGACACCGGTGAGCAGCTCCGTCACGAACGCACCTACCGCGACGGTCCGCTGTACGCTCCGGTGACCGGGTACTCGTCGCAGACCTACGGCACCTCGTTCGTCGAGCACGCGCAGGACCCGGTCCTCAGCGGCAGCGATCCGCTGCTGGCGCCCTTCCCGTTCTGGGGGGACCTGACCCGCAGCCGGCCCGCCGGCGGGGACGTCGCCACCACCATCAGGGCGTCCGTGCAGCAGGCCGCGTACCGGGGGCTCGCGGGCAGGCGGGGCGCCGTCGCGGCGATCGAGCCGTCGACGGGGAAGATCCTGGCCCTGGTCAGCAGCCCCTCCTACGATCCGGGGCTGCTGTCCGGCAACGGGCCCGAGGTCTCCCGGGCCTGGGCCCGGCTGAACGGCGCGGACGCGCAGCCGATGCTGAACCGCGCGGTCCGCCAGACCTATCCCCCCGGCTCCGCGTTCAAGATCGTGACCGCGGCCGCGGCCCTGGAGAGCGGCGTCGTCGACGACGTGGACGCGCCGACGCGGACACCGGAGCCGTACCTGCTGCCCGGCACCCGTACCCCGCTGCCGAACGCGACGAAGGGGTGCGAGGACGCCTCCCTCGCCTACGCGATCCAGTGGTCGTGCAACACCGTGATGGCGAACCTCGGAGCGCGGGTCGGCCTGCGGGACATGGTCGCCACCGCCCGCGGCTTCGGCTTCAACGACCCCGGGCTGCGGATCCCCTCGGGCGTGACGGCCTCCAACTTCGACACCGACATGTCCCCCGACCAGCTGGCGCTGTCCTCGATCGGGCAGTTCAACACGACGGCCACACCCCTGCAGATGGCGATGGTCGCGGCGGCCGTCGCGAGCGGCGGCGACATCCGCAGCCCCTACCTCGTGGAGCGGGTGACCAGGTCGAACGGCGACCTGGTCGCCCAGAACGGCCCCCGCGCCTACCGCCAGGCGATGACCCCGGTCACGGCGCAGCGGCTGCGCGAGCTGATGGTGCGGGCCGTGGAGGAGGGCACGGGAGAGAACGCGGCGATCGCGGGCGCCACCGTCGGCGGCAAGACGGGTACCGCGCAGCACGGCATCGACAACTCCGGCCTGCCGTACGCCTGGTTCATCGGGTGGGCACAGGCCTACGACGCGCCCCGGCCGGGGGTGGCTCTGGCCGTGGTCGTCGAGGACGCGTCCGCGGTACGCGACGACATCAGCGGCGGCGGCAGCGCCGCCCCGGTCGCGCGGGCCGTGATGAGGGCGGCATTGTGGGGTCCATGA
- a CDS encoding amidase family protein — MNIAAALDAIGRLDAEVSAFVEVWAEQALAREVSTDTRLPLAGVPFAVKGPSGIRSHAARRLTAAGAVAVGSTSVPGPGTPWQTWGLGAHGPTRNPWRADRTPGGSSAGSAAAVAAGMVGLATGSDGAGSVRIPAAWCSVFGLKTTNGLLPSPDRTGLASAGVLTPTAADARAYLRCVLDMCEPSPPVLPLPAVWSPDLGFADTEPEVAAVALAAVERLALAGVVTLAETRPVLLDPCDAWLAVRGGRPARGAGVRAENDRRLDALFADAAVLLTPATPNRPHGHDGPGADVYSTALTWAFNLSGHPAASIPAGFTSDGCPVGLQMVAARGADVSLVEMAVAAQKCLITVRP, encoded by the coding sequence ATGAACATCGCTGCGGCGCTCGACGCCATCGGGCGGCTCGACGCGGAGGTGAGCGCCTTCGTCGAGGTGTGGGCCGAGCAGGCGCTCGCCCGTGAAGTCTCGACGGACACCCGACTCCCCCTGGCCGGTGTGCCGTTCGCGGTGAAGGGCCCGTCGGGCATCCGGTCCCACGCGGCGCGGCGGCTCACCGCCGCGGGCGCCGTGGCCGTCGGTTCGACGTCGGTACCCGGGCCCGGCACCCCCTGGCAGACCTGGGGCCTCGGCGCGCACGGCCCGACCCGCAACCCCTGGCGGGCGGACCGCACTCCCGGCGGGTCCTCGGCGGGGTCGGCCGCCGCGGTCGCGGCGGGCATGGTGGGGCTGGCGACCGGCAGCGACGGTGCGGGGTCCGTGCGGATCCCGGCGGCCTGGTGCTCGGTGTTCGGGCTGAAGACGACGAACGGGCTGCTTCCCTCGCCCGACCGCACGGGCCTGGCCTCCGCGGGAGTCCTCACGCCGACGGCCGCGGACGCACGGGCGTATCTGCGCTGCGTACTGGACATGTGTGAGCCGTCGCCCCCGGTGCTTCCGCTGCCGGCGGTGTGGTCGCCCGACCTGGGCTTCGCGGACACCGAACCGGAGGTGGCGGCGGTCGCGCTGGCGGCGGTGGAGCGGCTGGCGTTGGCCGGTGTCGTCACGCTCGCGGAGACCCGCCCGGTGCTGCTGGACCCGTGCGACGCGTGGCTGGCGGTACGGGGCGGCCGGCCGGCGCGGGGAGCCGGGGTGCGGGCCGAGAACGACCGCCGTCTGGACGCCCTGTTCGCCGACGCGGCCGTCCTGCTGACGCCCGCCACCCCCAACCGGCCGCACGGCCACGACGGTCCCGGGGCGGACGTCTACTCGACCGCGCTGACCTGGGCGTTCAACCTGAGCGGCCATCCGGCGGCCAGCATCCCGGCCGGCTTCACGAGCGACGGCTGCCCGGTCGGGCTCCAGATGGTGGCGGCCCGGGGCGCGGACGTCTCACTGGTCGAAATGGCGGTGGCGGCGCAGAAGTGCCTGATTACTGTGCGGCCATGA
- a CDS encoding DUF3291 domain-containing protein, protein MTSYELAQVNIGRLKHPLDSPQLKDFVDNLVPVNAVADAADGFVWRLQTEAGDATDLRVFGDDWLIVNMSVWRDTDSLTAFMYQGTHRELLARRYEFFERMREVMTTLWWVPAGHRPTVREAEERLLHIREHGPTQQAFTLRKSFPAPVG, encoded by the coding sequence ATGACCTCCTACGAGCTCGCCCAGGTGAACATAGGCCGCCTCAAACACCCGCTGGACTCACCGCAGTTGAAGGACTTCGTGGACAACCTCGTCCCCGTCAACGCGGTCGCGGACGCCGCCGACGGATTCGTCTGGCGGCTCCAGACGGAGGCCGGGGACGCGACCGATCTGCGGGTCTTCGGCGACGACTGGCTGATCGTGAACATGTCGGTGTGGCGGGACACCGACTCCCTGACCGCCTTCATGTACCAGGGTACGCACCGGGAGCTGCTGGCCCGGCGCTACGAGTTCTTCGAGCGGATGCGGGAGGTGATGACGACGCTGTGGTGGGTCCCGGCCGGTCACCGGCCGACGGTCCGCGAGGCGGAGGAGCGCCTGCTGCACATCCGCGAACACGGTCCGACGCAGCAGGCGTTCACCCTGCGGAAGTCGTTCCCCGCGCCGGTGGGGTGA